AGATGATCCAAAGTGAGAATGTCGGGGACAGATACAGGAATATCAAGCTTGGTTGGGAGCCAATTCACAAGTTGAAACTTTTTCATGTGCAATACCAACAACTCTGGGAATGTCTTGAACTTGGTCGATCTATGTCATTGTCAGTCTTCGAAACTTGGGAAGCTTATGTTACACTCGACTTACTTGTATGCCGTCGTCTTATCCTTGCAATTTGCACACTGATACTCGGCCACTGGTTCCTCTGCACACAATTGCTCTAAACATGATTCAAGCTCGACCCCCTCGTAAAGCTTCTTGCCGTCTTCACTCACCCCCGCCTCCACTGCCTCAACAGGCAAACTCGCCAAATCTACACCTTCTACCTGGAGACCGACACGCTTGCATTTGCCACACTGCAATCTCTGCTCCATTGCAAATTTGAGAATCTCAGTCGGCTCGGTAGGCCCGTTTCTACCTTGGCGCTTCGCTTCGTCTCTTAACCGAGTCAAAAGATGCTGTAAAAACTCTTCAGAATCTTGCTGACGCATAGTCGAAAACTCTTCGTGGCCTTTACCGATCAGTGCTTTAAATTGTGTCGGCTTGATTCCTTCTTGGAATTTAGgagcttcttgttcttcaaaATGGGTAGTGGGTGGCGGTAACTTTGCCGCATGGGAGTACCTTCCGGAAAGCAAACCATCACCGAGCTTGAGCATTTGGCATTCCATACAGGAAGTGGGGAGAGGATTGGGACAGGTTTGGAAATGGTTGTACGCTTCCGGTGTAGTATACCTTCTTCGGAAAGcggggagggagaagagagttTGGAGGACAGAAGCCATGTAACAGCTGTTTCCCAAGTTTTTCAGACCGGTGAGACCTTTGCCAAATACAGGTTCGAGTTCTTTGCCGTCATCGCCGACCATGGAAAAATCGAATTTCAAATTGTGTTCGAGCTGGAGCTCAGTCATGGATTTTTCAGTTTTGGTCTGACCCATTACTTCAATGCCGAATATTGAAAGGTGCGTGGCCAGTTCGGGGTCGACCTTGGCATCGTCACAGGCGTAGCAGTAAATATCTATTTCCTTCTTAACGTGATGCtaggggaaaagagaggaaaaaagctTACCAGCAGTTCCTTCCGGGGTGATGGTACCCAACTTGACTCCCAACATGTGTCCCGTCTCGTGAAAGTGTTTCAGTGCATGGCCATTACCACCAATCCCGCCGAATTGTTGCCGACCACAGTTGGCAAGACCGCAGGTGAGACATAACCACAGGTTGGACGTAAGATCGCAAGAGGAACACTGTGATGGGACTGTGAGATATATTAGCCAATCCATGTTGTTATAAAAGCGTTATACAAAGGAGCTAATTACCATTTCCAGGGACGACAACAGGCTCTTGCTGCAGGGTGAGGGTATGCTCACAAGGaacaatctcctcttcccaagcCTTTATCTCGGATTGCTGGGCAGATGAAAGCGCAGTCATGATCCCGCTTTTCATCTCGTCCAATTTGGGTTCTTGAGTCGTGATTTCTTGACCTGCAGACGAGCAGGCCAAGCACACAAAGGAGGTGTTGTAATCCCATatttcttcgtctttggGTGCGGAAATGGCGAGTTTCTTCATTGGCGGTTCACTCGAGTCCTGCCACTTATGAGTCAAAATATGAAActggaaggaaaaagaaaacgtACTCTTTTGCGAATCTCCTTCCTGGACCGCTTGATAACCATACCCAAGGGATGGCCGGTCTTTTGGTAGTGGAGATGGGCATGTTGCCTATCTGACGAAAGACAAGCACCGTTGAAGCAGGAGAGGCATACCAGGACGCCTTGCGGGTCATCCTGTGCTCATGTGAGTTTGTGATATAATGACAGGTGGAGCGTGGCCTTACCTGTCCGTCAAAGCAGAGAGTACACTCTTCGCTGTGTTGGTGTCAGGAGGTGTGGCGGTGGTGTGGGAGAGTACACTCACCGGTGTACTTGCTGAGAGGTGGTGGGCGGTTTGAGGGAGTGGAGGGATGGCTGGAGATGGGCGCAGGACATGTCTGTGTGGTGTAGAGATGGAGTATAGAGGTTACCgggtggaaagaggtgagTGAACCGGAAGGCGGGGAATGCCACGTCATCCTCCAcatcacttcttcttccgctgaCGAGAGCTCACCcatacatcatcatcgtcgatTGTATCTGTGTATACTCTTGTGACACACTTCATATACTCACAATGAGCGCATATCCTCAAGATGGTGAGTACATAGCTCACACACTTTAGCTCACACAACGCAGCATACTTCAACTCCAATCCGTACCAACAACAGCCATACCCATaccagcaacagcagccaCAGCCACAGCCACAGCCGCCGTACCAGCAGCAACCataccagcagcagccataCCAGTACAACGCTCAGCAACCATACCAACCCACTGATCCTTATGCGTACCAGCAAGTTCCACCACAGTCCTCCACCGCGCCACTTCAGAGTCCACCAGGTAAGTCCAAAACAAACAGTCTTATTTCCCGCGCAATATTTCAATGTGACAAGTCACATAATAATCTGACCGCCGACCTCTGGTCCTTTAGTGCAAGTCACCCATTCGCCATTTATAAGAACAGACTCGTCTCAGGCAGTGAGCTTTACCGATATGGCACGTATGGCTGGAAGACCACAAACTGTGAGTTTTTGTTGACGTTTGGGCGCGCTCTCAGAGAGTGCGATGGGTATTTGTTCTCGTGTGTGAAATGAATGGAACGAATGGTTTGCTGATTATAAAGGCAATTTTCcaacaaaaacaaacaaacaacaacaactaCAGTTTGATGAAATGTACTCTGTACCTGAATCATTTCTTGAGATTGAAATCCGGAATCCAATGACACACGGGATCGGGCGAAAGATGTACACCGACTATGAGATTGTCTGCATGGTGAGGGAATTTCGTTCCGGGGAGGGGGGTTTTGATATGTGGGATTTTTGGCTGACGAATACATCTTGTTTGGTTGTTAGACCAACATTCCTGCATTCAAGCTACGTCATTCGGCTGTTCGACGTCGATACTCTGACTTTGAGGCGTTTCGCGATATCCttgaaagggaaagtaCGAGGGTCAACATCCCTCCCCTGCCGGGCAAGGTAacgtcttttttttttttactgTTTCTGTGGTATGGGCTGATTAGTTTTACCGTGCTAGGTGTTCACCAACCGTTTTTCGGATGAAGTGATTGAGCAACGGCGTGAAGGGCTACAGAGATTTTTGGAGATTGTGGCTGGACACCCATTGTTACAGACGGGCAGTAAAGTGCTCTGCGCGTTTCTCCAAGGTACAGTTGTTGTTCATCCAACTCGAATTCTCAGCTTACtgatctcttttttttttttcttttggcCAGACCCCGCATGGGACAAGTCGCAGTGGATTTAAAAGAAATAGAAATTTACTTTGATATACTTTTTCTGTTATTGTTTTTGTAAATACGCTCTGCCTCCCTTTTTTCCCCCGTTGTTGCCATCCCTCTCAAAATGcatatacatatacatatatatacacACACAATAATCTACGCTCTCTCAATCTTGCTGTTCAGCTCACtcaccgccaccgccacaccgccatcctcatcataATCATCCCacctttcttcccctccttgTTCCTTTCGAAGCTCATCCCAATCCATCTCAAATGCCGCGccgctctcttctccctcggCTTTCCATTTACCTGCGAAATGAAATTCGGTGAATTCAAGACCCCGGCAGTCGAGCGCGATGAATGGGGAGAATTGGccagaggacgaagaggtgTAGGGTATAGGAGCTGTggatttggatttggaaggGGGCGCAGCGGATGGGAGGAAATTCGCAGAGTGCTCTTTCTACAACAACAGTATCTCGGTCAGTCAACAGTAAGTAGTACTTTGGGTAGGGATATCTGCATACCTTGCAGTTGCTACACCGCCAGACAAAGCTGgcttttccttttgatCCTGAAATCTCATACTCGTCCTGATTGTTTCATAAGCGGAGTCTACGACGTTGTGTGGACGAGAGGATACCTTTTGGTTCAAGCTGACAGTCTTGGGGTGCACTTGTCGGCATGAGCTGCACATCACCTGGATTGTATCGCAGTCAAAATCTTGATTCGTTACTCTCTGACCCCGCACCCCCTCCGGGGCTGTCGCGACTCACGGTGAAGAAATATTCATAATGATCATCGGCGGGCTGGACGTTTGTGACGCCTTCAAGTTCCATAGAGATGAGGACACGGAGTTTCTGGGACATCCAGTCGTCAGCATGGTCAGCATGGTCAGCAGTAGTCGGCAGTGGTCAGGAGAATGGGGGGGGGACTTACGACCATTGTGGGTGCGAGGCGGAGAAGGGTGGTGGATTATGTACAGATGGAAAGTAAAAGTGGAAATTAAGGAACAACGTGCCGGGGCGTCCAAGAGAGTATATATCATACAATCCACGATTCTTCGTCTGCGACATGGATAGTGGTCTAGTTTAGAGCATGGTTGGATACGATCCAGTCAAAGCTACGTTCATGCATCTACTTTTTATTTATCCTATACTACCCTTTACTTATGCTACGACGCTTATCCGCTAGTACGCCTATCCGCTACGCTACTACTATCAGAGGattcccttttcccactCCTTGTACTGAGAAGCAAGCTCGACAGCAGCCAGACCCCAGTCCTCGCCGTGGTCTGCACAAAAAGTCAGCCATGTCCCAACAGCACAGCACGACTTACTATGCCCCTTGTCTTCTCCGCTACCGACGCCGGCCCTGACCAAGGCCTGCTCGTCGTTCAAGACGGTCAGGACGCCAAAGACGACGGGTGTACCCGTCTGGAGCTGGACATTCATCAAGCCCTGGGACACGGCTTCGCAAATGTACTCAAAGTGCATGGTGGACCCCTTGATAAGGCATCCGATAGCGATGACGGCGTCAAATGGGGCGGTGGACGCGGTCGGCTGAGACGGGGTCTGGGACTGCGCCGGGGTCTGGGACTGCGCGGACGTGTGCTGGGCGGACGAGGTGTTGTCGATGAGCGAGAGGAggttggtggtggatgCGAGCATGGAGGGCGCGGCGTTGGCGGACTGGGTCTTGCCGGCCTCGATGAGCCTGTCGCGGCGTTAGGCGTATCCATCCTCCACGGGCGGCACTCACTTCTTGCACGCAAGCGGAAGCTCGTAGCTGCCTGCGACGGTCTTGACGACAATGTTCTCGTCCTTGACACCCTGCTGCCTGAGCTTTGCGAGTGCGCCGGCGAGGAGTGCGCTGATGATCCTGTCGTTCCACCTGGCATGCACGACGGCGATCCTGAGGCGCGAGCCGTCGTATGCCGTGGGTGGAGGGGGGAGACCCTTGACGGTGGTGTCGAGCATTGCGGTGTGGTGTATAGGAAAAGGAATATGGGAAAGAGAT
This DNA window, taken from Cryptococcus tetragattii IND107 chromosome 6, whole genome shotgun sequence, encodes the following:
- a CDS encoding sorting nexin-3; the encoded protein is MPYPYQQQQPQPQPQPPYQQQPYQQQPYQYNAQQPYQPTDPYAYQQVPPQSSTAPLQSPPVQVTHSPFIRTDSSQAVSFTDMARMAGRPQTFDEMYSVPESFLEIEIRNPMTHGIGRKMYTDYEIVCMTNIPAFKLRHSAVRRRYSDFEAFRDILERESTRVNIPPLPGKVFTNRFSDEVIEQRREGLQRFLEIVAGHPLLQTGSKVLCAFLQDPAWDKSQWI
- a CDS encoding 6,7-dimethyl-8-ribityllumazine synthase; translation: MLDTTVKGLPPPPTAYDGSRLRIAVVHARWNDRIISALLAGALAKLRQQGVKDENIVVKTVAGSYELPLACKKLIEAGKTQSANAAPSMLASTTNLLSLIDNTSSAQHTSAQSQTPAQSQTPSQPTASTAPFDAVIAIGCLIKGSTMHFEYICEAVSQGLMNVQLQTGTPVVFGVLTVLNDEQALVRAGVGSGEDKGHNHGEDWGLAAVELASQYKEWEKGIL